A genome region from Setaria italica strain Yugu1 chromosome III, Setaria_italica_v2.0, whole genome shotgun sequence includes the following:
- the LOC101762802 gene encoding UPF0014 membrane protein STAR2, translating to MERAAAFLELVAKQVDPGAPGFWRDFLVGMLKPVAATAVVALAVALSFSQRLGLEGEMLYAIARAFLQLSIIGFVLQFIFTQKNALWILLAYLFMVTVAGYTAGQRAKQVPRGKYIACVSILVGTAITMFLLVVLNVFPFTPRYIIPVAGMMVGNAMTVTGVTMKKLREDVKIQRNLVETALALGATPRQATLQQVKRSLVIALSPVIDNAKTVGLIALPGAMTGLIMGGASPLEAIQLQIVVMNMLMGASTVSSILSTYLCWPAFFTKAFQLEDKVFAD from the exons AtggagcgcgcggcggcgttCCTGGAGCTGGTGGCGAAGCAGGTGGACCCGGGCGCGCCGGGGTTCTGGCGGGACTTCCTGGTGGGCATGCTCAAGCCGGTGGCGGCCACGGCCGTGGTGGCCCTGGCCGTCGCGCTCAGCTTCTCGCAGCGCCTGGGGCTCGAGGGCGAGATGCTCTACGCCATCGCGCGCGCCTTCCTCCAGCTCTCCATCATCGGCTTCGTCCTCCAGTTCATCTTCACCCAGAAGAACGCGCTCTGGATCCTCCTCGCCTACCTCTTCATG GTGACGGTTGCGGGCTACACGGCGGGCCAACGCGCGAAGCAGGTCCCCCGCGGGAAGTACATCGCCTGCGTCTCCATCCTGGTCGGCACCGCCATCACCATGTTCCTGCTCGTCGTGCTCAACGTCTTCCCCTTCACGCCCCGCTACATCATACCCGTCGCCGGCATGATGGTCGGCAACGCCATGACCGTCACCGGCGTCACCATGAAGAAGCTCAGGGAGGACGTCAAGATCCAGAGGAACCTG GTGGAGACTGCACTTGCTCTGGGTGCGACGCCGCGTCAGGCGACACTGCAGCAGGTGAAGAGGTCGCTGGTGATCGCGCTGTCCCCGGTGATCGACAACGCCAAGACGGTGGGGCTGATCGCGCTGCCGGGCGCCATGACGGGGCTCATCATGGGCGGCGCGTCGCCGCTGGAGGCCATCCAGCTGCAGATCGTGGTGATGAACATGCTCATGGGTGCCTCCACTGTCAGCAGCATCCTCTCCACCTACCTCTGCTGGCCGGCCTTCTTCACCAAGGCCTTCCAGCTCGAAGACAAGGTCTTTGCCGACTAG